One Syngnathus acus chromosome 13, fSynAcu1.2, whole genome shotgun sequence genomic window carries:
- the prkd2 gene encoding serine/threonine-protein kinase D2 isoform X1 has protein sequence MAHASPCIPSGPIFFPPGASSLHGSTAVSPVPAASVSPQGGFNVMDLTHGLGASGGGAMASVTPTPSGVSFSIQIGLTRESVLMPQSADLPFVKQMACSIVDTKFPECGFYGIYDKILLFKHDTSTNNILQLVKTAGDIQEGDLVEVVLSAAATSEDFQIRPHALNVHSYRAPAFCDHCGEMLFGLVRQGLKCDGCGLNYHKRCAFNIPNNCRARKRRLSTTSVNSGQSLRLSTSESVHSLGTTSTCTEDSGLVRSHTQMPRTPSESRRFYTGRPVHLDKILMSKVKVPHTFAVHSYTRPTVCQYCKRLLRGLFRQGLQCKDCKFNCHKRCAYKVPNDCLGETIGENRGNSDMLSPSADPEVPMDYTSDYDASDKSSMDDSDEACSIPGSFSPESKQDGVSADQSVYIPLMRVVQSVRQTTRRSSTAIKEGWMVHYSNKDTLRKRHYWRLDCKCIILFQNNTSNKYYKEIPLSEILEVRPAGNFTLVPSGTNPHCFEIITGTMCYFVGEDPNTLTPLSPQHAFPQSPPSPSQVAPNSGIGREVAKAWESAIRQALMPVIFQDAPPAEGHTTHRQASVSISVSNSQIQENVDIGTVYQIFADEVLGSGQFGVVYGGKHRKTGRDVAVKVIDKLRFPTKQESQLRNEVAILQSLRHLGIVNLECMFETPEKVFVVMEKLHGDMLEMILSSEKGRLPERLTKFLITQILAALRHLHFKNIVHCDLKPENVLLASADPFPQVKLCDFGFARIIGEKSFRRSVVGTPAYLAPEVLLNQGYNRSLDMWSVGVIMYVSLSGTFPFNEDEDINDQIHNAAFMYPSNPWKQISCDAIDLINNLLQVKMRKRYSVDKSLSHAYLQDYQTWLDLRELETKLGERYITHESDDSRWQSFAHQYTLTYPAHLVAPPPAHASDDDEGRDDTDVQGLTERVSIL, from the exons ATGGCGCACGCCAGCCCCTGCATACCCTCAGGACCGATCTTCTTTCCGCCGGGGGCCTCCTCTCTGCACGGTTCGACTGCAGTGAGCCCCGTCCCCGCGGCCAGCGTGTCCCCCCAGGGTGGCTTCAACGTGATGGACTTGACCCACGGGCTGGGTGCATCGGGGGGTGGCGCGATGGCTTCGGTGACCCCGACTCCTTCAGGGGTGTCCTTCAGCATCCAGATTGGCCTGACGCGAGAGTCGGTGCTGATGCCGCAAAGTGCAGACTTGCCCTTCGTGAAACAAATGGCCTGTTCCATTGTTGACACCAAG TTCCCAGAGTGTGGCTTCTATGGTATTTACGATAAGATTTTGCTGTTTAAGCACGACACGTCAACCAACAACATCCTGCAGCTGGTTAAAACTGCAGGTGACATTCAGGAGGGAGATTTGGTGGAGGTGGTGCTATCCG CGGCAGCCACATCGGAAGATTTCCAGATTCGACCCCACGCTCTGAACGTCCACTCCTATCGTGCCCCGGCCTTTTGCGATCACTGCGGAGAGATGTTATTCGGGCTGGTCCGACAAGGGCTCAAGTGCGATG GCTGTGGGCTGAATTACCACAAGCGCTGCGCATTCAACATTCCAAACAACTGCAGAGCTCGGAAAAGACGCCTGTCCACTACCTCCGTGAACAGTGGCCAGTCCCTGCGGCTCTCCACCAGCGAGTCCGTTCACAGCCTCGGGACCACATCTACCTGCACCGAGGACTCCGGACTGGTCCGCTCGCACACGCAAATG CCCCGGACGCCGAGTGAGTCCCGGCGCTTTTACACGGGCCGTCCCGTACATTTGGACAAAATCCTAATGAGCAAGGTGAAAGTGCCGCACACGTTTGCCGTCCACTCGTACACGCGTCCCACGGTGTGCCAGTACTGCAAGAGGCTCCTTCGAGGCCTTTTCAGGCAGGGCTTGCAGTGCAAAG ACTGCAAGTTCAACTGCCATAAACGCTGCGCGTACAAAGTCCCTAACGACTGTCTGGGCGAAACCATCGGAG AAAACAGAGGTAACAGCG ATATGTTGAGTCCCAGTGCTGACCCCGAGGTGCCCATGGACTACACCAGCGATTACGACGCCTCGGACAAGTCATCCATGGACGACTCTGACGAGGCCTGCAGCATCCCGGGCTCCTTTTCTCCAGAGAGCAAGCAGGACGGAGTCAGTGCAGACCAGAG TGTTTACATTCCACTCATGAGGGTGGTCCAGTCCGTGCGGCAAACAACTCGTCGATCCAGCACAGCTATCAAGGAGGGATGGATGGTTCACTACAGCAATAAGGACACACTG AGAAAGAGACACTACTGGCGTCTGGACTGTAAGTGTATCATCCTTTTCCAGAACAACACCTCAAACAAATACTACAAG GAGATCCCTCTATCGGAAATCCTGGAAGTGCGACCTGCCGGCAACTTCACCTTGGTACCCTCCGGTACAAACCCGCACTGCTTCGAGATCATCACGGGCACCATGTGCTACTTTGTGGGGGAGGACCCCAACACCCTTACACCCCTGTCCCCCCAGCACGCCTTCCCCCAGTCCCCCCCATCCCCCAGCCAAGTGGCGCCCAACAGCGGCATCGGCCGGGAGGTGGCCAAGGCGTGGGAGAGCGCCATCCGTCAGGCCCTTATGCCCGTCATCTTCCAGGATGCCCCGCCGGCCGAgggacacaccacacaca GACAAGCCTCCGTCAGCATTTCTGTGTCTAACAGTCAAATCCAAGAAAATGTG GACATTGGTACAGTGTACCAGATATTTGCAGATGAAGTTCTGGGGTCagggcaatttggagttgtGTATGGAG GAAAGCACCGGAAGACCGGGAGGGATGTGGCCGTCAAGGTTATCGATAAGCTCCGCTTCCCGACTAAGCAGGAGAGCCAGCTGAGGAACGAGGTGGCTATCCTGCAG AGTTTGCGCCACTTGGGCATCGTAAATCTGGAGTGCATGTTTGAGACGCCGGAGAAGGTGTTTGTTGTCATGGAGAAGCTCCACGGCGACATGCTCGAGATGATCCTCTCCAGCGAGAAAGGCCGACTGCCTGAGAGGCTGACCAAATTTCTCATCACTCAG ATCCTGGCAGCCTTGCGACACCTGCACTTTAAGAACATCGTCCACTGCGATCTCAAACCCGAGAATGTGCTGCTTGCTTCTGCTGATCCTTTCCCCCAG GTAAAACTGTGTGATTTTGGCTTTGCCCGAATCATCGGGGAGAAGTCGTTCCGTCGCTCGGTGGTCGGCACGCCGGCCTACCTGGCCCCGGAGGTCCTGCTGAACCAGGGCTACAACCGCTCGCTGGACATGTGGTCCGTCGGCGTCATCATGTACGTCAGCCTCAGCGGGACGTTCCCTTTTAACGAGGATGAAGATATCAATGACCAGATCCACAATGCTGCCTTCATGTACCCTTCCAACCCTTGGAAACAGATCTCCTGCGACG CCATCGACTTGATCAACAACTTGCTACAAGTTAAGATGAGGAAGCGCTACAGTGTGGACAAGAGTCTCAGCCATGCTTACTTACAG GACTATCAGACATGGTTAGACCTGCGAGAGCTGGAGACCAAGCTAGGCGAGCGTTACATCACCCACGAGAGCGACGATAGCCGCTGGCAATCGTTCGCCCACCAGTACACATTGACGTACCCCGCTCACCTCGTGGCCCCGCCTCCCGCGCACGCCTCGGACGACGACGAGGGCAGGGACGACACGGATGTGCAAGGCCTCACCGAGCGAGTCAGCATCCTCTGA
- the prkd2 gene encoding serine/threonine-protein kinase D2 isoform X2: protein MAHASPCIPSGPIFFPPGASSLHGSTAVSPVPAASVSPQGGFNVMDLTHGLGASGGGAMASVTPTPSGVSFSIQIGLTRESVLMPQSADLPFVKQMACSIVDTKFPECGFYGIYDKILLFKHDTSTNNILQLVKTAGDIQEGDLVEVVLSAAATSEDFQIRPHALNVHSYRAPAFCDHCGEMLFGLVRQGLKCDGCGLNYHKRCAFNIPNNCRARKRRLSTTSVNSGQSLRLSTSESVHSLGTTSTCTEDSGLVRSHTQMPRTPSESRRFYTGRPVHLDKILMSKVKVPHTFAVHSYTRPTVCQYCKRLLRGLFRQGLQCKDCKFNCHKRCAYKVPNDCLGETIGDMLSPSADPEVPMDYTSDYDASDKSSMDDSDEACSIPGSFSPESKQDGVSADQSVYIPLMRVVQSVRQTTRRSSTAIKEGWMVHYSNKDTLRKRHYWRLDCKCIILFQNNTSNKYYKEIPLSEILEVRPAGNFTLVPSGTNPHCFEIITGTMCYFVGEDPNTLTPLSPQHAFPQSPPSPSQVAPNSGIGREVAKAWESAIRQALMPVIFQDAPPAEGHTTHRQASVSISVSNSQIQENVDIGTVYQIFADEVLGSGQFGVVYGGKHRKTGRDVAVKVIDKLRFPTKQESQLRNEVAILQSLRHLGIVNLECMFETPEKVFVVMEKLHGDMLEMILSSEKGRLPERLTKFLITQILAALRHLHFKNIVHCDLKPENVLLASADPFPQVKLCDFGFARIIGEKSFRRSVVGTPAYLAPEVLLNQGYNRSLDMWSVGVIMYVSLSGTFPFNEDEDINDQIHNAAFMYPSNPWKQISCDAIDLINNLLQVKMRKRYSVDKSLSHAYLQDYQTWLDLRELETKLGERYITHESDDSRWQSFAHQYTLTYPAHLVAPPPAHASDDDEGRDDTDVQGLTERVSIL from the exons ATGGCGCACGCCAGCCCCTGCATACCCTCAGGACCGATCTTCTTTCCGCCGGGGGCCTCCTCTCTGCACGGTTCGACTGCAGTGAGCCCCGTCCCCGCGGCCAGCGTGTCCCCCCAGGGTGGCTTCAACGTGATGGACTTGACCCACGGGCTGGGTGCATCGGGGGGTGGCGCGATGGCTTCGGTGACCCCGACTCCTTCAGGGGTGTCCTTCAGCATCCAGATTGGCCTGACGCGAGAGTCGGTGCTGATGCCGCAAAGTGCAGACTTGCCCTTCGTGAAACAAATGGCCTGTTCCATTGTTGACACCAAG TTCCCAGAGTGTGGCTTCTATGGTATTTACGATAAGATTTTGCTGTTTAAGCACGACACGTCAACCAACAACATCCTGCAGCTGGTTAAAACTGCAGGTGACATTCAGGAGGGAGATTTGGTGGAGGTGGTGCTATCCG CGGCAGCCACATCGGAAGATTTCCAGATTCGACCCCACGCTCTGAACGTCCACTCCTATCGTGCCCCGGCCTTTTGCGATCACTGCGGAGAGATGTTATTCGGGCTGGTCCGACAAGGGCTCAAGTGCGATG GCTGTGGGCTGAATTACCACAAGCGCTGCGCATTCAACATTCCAAACAACTGCAGAGCTCGGAAAAGACGCCTGTCCACTACCTCCGTGAACAGTGGCCAGTCCCTGCGGCTCTCCACCAGCGAGTCCGTTCACAGCCTCGGGACCACATCTACCTGCACCGAGGACTCCGGACTGGTCCGCTCGCACACGCAAATG CCCCGGACGCCGAGTGAGTCCCGGCGCTTTTACACGGGCCGTCCCGTACATTTGGACAAAATCCTAATGAGCAAGGTGAAAGTGCCGCACACGTTTGCCGTCCACTCGTACACGCGTCCCACGGTGTGCCAGTACTGCAAGAGGCTCCTTCGAGGCCTTTTCAGGCAGGGCTTGCAGTGCAAAG ACTGCAAGTTCAACTGCCATAAACGCTGCGCGTACAAAGTCCCTAACGACTGTCTGGGCGAAACCATCGGAG ATATGTTGAGTCCCAGTGCTGACCCCGAGGTGCCCATGGACTACACCAGCGATTACGACGCCTCGGACAAGTCATCCATGGACGACTCTGACGAGGCCTGCAGCATCCCGGGCTCCTTTTCTCCAGAGAGCAAGCAGGACGGAGTCAGTGCAGACCAGAG TGTTTACATTCCACTCATGAGGGTGGTCCAGTCCGTGCGGCAAACAACTCGTCGATCCAGCACAGCTATCAAGGAGGGATGGATGGTTCACTACAGCAATAAGGACACACTG AGAAAGAGACACTACTGGCGTCTGGACTGTAAGTGTATCATCCTTTTCCAGAACAACACCTCAAACAAATACTACAAG GAGATCCCTCTATCGGAAATCCTGGAAGTGCGACCTGCCGGCAACTTCACCTTGGTACCCTCCGGTACAAACCCGCACTGCTTCGAGATCATCACGGGCACCATGTGCTACTTTGTGGGGGAGGACCCCAACACCCTTACACCCCTGTCCCCCCAGCACGCCTTCCCCCAGTCCCCCCCATCCCCCAGCCAAGTGGCGCCCAACAGCGGCATCGGCCGGGAGGTGGCCAAGGCGTGGGAGAGCGCCATCCGTCAGGCCCTTATGCCCGTCATCTTCCAGGATGCCCCGCCGGCCGAgggacacaccacacaca GACAAGCCTCCGTCAGCATTTCTGTGTCTAACAGTCAAATCCAAGAAAATGTG GACATTGGTACAGTGTACCAGATATTTGCAGATGAAGTTCTGGGGTCagggcaatttggagttgtGTATGGAG GAAAGCACCGGAAGACCGGGAGGGATGTGGCCGTCAAGGTTATCGATAAGCTCCGCTTCCCGACTAAGCAGGAGAGCCAGCTGAGGAACGAGGTGGCTATCCTGCAG AGTTTGCGCCACTTGGGCATCGTAAATCTGGAGTGCATGTTTGAGACGCCGGAGAAGGTGTTTGTTGTCATGGAGAAGCTCCACGGCGACATGCTCGAGATGATCCTCTCCAGCGAGAAAGGCCGACTGCCTGAGAGGCTGACCAAATTTCTCATCACTCAG ATCCTGGCAGCCTTGCGACACCTGCACTTTAAGAACATCGTCCACTGCGATCTCAAACCCGAGAATGTGCTGCTTGCTTCTGCTGATCCTTTCCCCCAG GTAAAACTGTGTGATTTTGGCTTTGCCCGAATCATCGGGGAGAAGTCGTTCCGTCGCTCGGTGGTCGGCACGCCGGCCTACCTGGCCCCGGAGGTCCTGCTGAACCAGGGCTACAACCGCTCGCTGGACATGTGGTCCGTCGGCGTCATCATGTACGTCAGCCTCAGCGGGACGTTCCCTTTTAACGAGGATGAAGATATCAATGACCAGATCCACAATGCTGCCTTCATGTACCCTTCCAACCCTTGGAAACAGATCTCCTGCGACG CCATCGACTTGATCAACAACTTGCTACAAGTTAAGATGAGGAAGCGCTACAGTGTGGACAAGAGTCTCAGCCATGCTTACTTACAG GACTATCAGACATGGTTAGACCTGCGAGAGCTGGAGACCAAGCTAGGCGAGCGTTACATCACCCACGAGAGCGACGATAGCCGCTGGCAATCGTTCGCCCACCAGTACACATTGACGTACCCCGCTCACCTCGTGGCCCCGCCTCCCGCGCACGCCTCGGACGACGACGAGGGCAGGGACGACACGGATGTGCAAGGCCTCACCGAGCGAGTCAGCATCCTCTGA
- the gpr184 gene encoding G protein-coupled receptor 184 produces the protein MNKSSEENLTAVCVKIGDSVISDLLMSVYILAFILGLIFNILTLGPILQQVRRQNVLGIFLLSLSLSDMLFIFTMPLWINYYHWNHQWKLGVMSCSVAGFFYYSNMYISIYLLCCISVDRCLVVTFPLRSKTHRTSCYAWAQCVGVYATVTLLHVMVLFNDNLPDAHDGRDDRCYETYPMERPVALFNLLRVGIGFLLPLLVLAISYWRVLATVGQSPGLNGQVKRKVRLLSFGVIGIFSVCFAPYHILLLTRSLVFYTRPNDYCQFEQKMHFAFSCTLALSSLNCVVDPVLYVLVSNGIREDVKVCCQRRKRTQMTECAVSKRNTAKLNHQII, from the coding sequence ATGAACAAGAGCAGTGAGGAAAACCTGACAGCGGTGTGCGTTAAAATCGGCGACAGCGTCATTAGTGACCTCCTGATGAGCGTCTACATCCTGGCCTTCATCTTGGGCTTGATCTTCAACATTCTCACCCTGGGCCCCATTTTGCAACAAGTGCGCCGGCAAAACGTCCTGGGGATCTTCCTGCTCAGCTTGTCGCTCTCCGATATGCTTTTCATCTTCACCATGCCCCTCTGGATCAACTACTACCACTGGAACCACCAGTGGAAGCTGGGCGTGATGTCGTGCAGCGTGGCCGGGTTCTTCTACTACTCCAACATGTACATCAGCATctacctgctgtgctgcatCTCCGTGGACCGCTGCCTGGTGGTCACGTTCCCACTGCGCTCCAAAACCCACCGGACGTCATGCTACGCCTGGGCGCAGTGCGTCGGCGTCTACGCGACGGTCACGCTGCTCCACGTCATGGTGCTGTTCAACGACAACCTCCCCGACGCCCACGACGGACGGGACGACCGCTGTTACGAGACCTACCCCATGGAGAGACCCGTGGCGTTGTTCAACCTGCTCCGCGTGGGCATCGGCTTCTTGCTCCCCCTGTTGGTGCTGGCCATCAGCTACTGGAGGGTGCTGGCAACGGTGGGCCAGAGTCCCGGCCTGAACGGCCAGGTCAAGCGGAAGGTCCGCCTGCTCTCCTTCGGGGTGATTGGGATCTTCTCCGTTTGCTTCGCGCCGTACCACATCCTGCTGCTCACGCGCTCGCTGGTCTTCTACACCAGGCCCAACGACTACTGCCAGTTTGAGCAGAAGATGCACTTTGCCTTCTCGTGCACGCTGGCCCTGTCCAGCCTGAACTGCGTGGTGGACCCCGTGCTCTACGTGCTGGTCAGCAACGGAATTCGAGAGGACGTCAAAGTGTGCTGCCAAAGGCGGAAAAGGACACAGATGACCGAGTGCGCTGTTTCCAAACGAAACACGGCAAAGTTGAATCATCAAATCATATGA
- the si:dkey-202l22.3 gene encoding 7 transmembrane receptor domain-containing protein, giving the protein MDTLLKEDFDMSANSSHQDLLSENKSQALVQSDPLDMFTGMELLLRFKLLFMPLYCLVVVIAGVGNSFLLSCILMDKKLHNATNFFIGNLAAGDLLMCLSCVPLTMSYAFDSHGWAFGRALCHLVPLVQCATVFASVLSLTAIAVDRYVVLAHPVRRRISLCGCSAVTSAVWLLSLALAAPPSFYTRYLDLRPSGIDLVVCEEFWPENGNLRLLYSCFILIASYMIPLLSVSISYCAISISLKRYSVPGEQASRKQHWKQKRRRTFSLLVASVLAFALCWLPLQVLNLLLDLDPDCDIIGKRYINVLQVCCHLVAMSSSCYNPFIYASLHSKVRKHLRGYLCPCHRPRMVPRSLSGI; this is encoded by the exons ATGGACACCCTCCTCAAAGAAGACTTTGATATGAGCGCCAACAGCAGCCACCAAGACCTACTGTCAGAGAACAAAAGTCAAGCCCTGGTCCAAAGTGACCCGTTGGACATGTTTACTGGCATGGAGCTTCTGCTTCGTTTCAAACTTCTCTTCATGCCTCTCTATTGCCTGGTGGTGGTCATAGCTGGCGTGGGGAACTCTTTCCTCTTGTCTTGCATCCTGATGGATAAGAAACTCCATAACGCCACCAACTTTTTCATCGGTAACTTGGCCGCTGGAGACCTGCTGATGTGTCTGAGCTGCGTGCCGTTGACCATGTCCTATGCCTTCGACAGCCACGGCTGGGCTTTTGGGAGAGCGCTGTGTCACTTGGTGCCACTGGTGCAATGCGCCACAGTGTTTGCATCAGTGCTCTCCCTCACTGCCATCGCCGTCGACCGATATGTTGTGCTAG cTCACCCAGTCCGTCGGAGGATATCTTTGTGCGGTTGCAGTGCAGTGACATCAGCCGTGTGGCTTCTATCTCTGGCCTTGGCCGCTCCTCCGTCCTTCTACACACGTTACTTGGACCTCCGGCCCAGTGGCATCGACCTCGTCGTTTGCGAAGAATTCTGGCCGGAAAACGGAAACCTTCGACTGCTGTACTCCTGCTTCATCCTAATCGCCTCCTACATGATCCCACTGTTGTCCGTGAGCATCTCGTACTGTGCCATCAGCATCAGTCTGAAGCGCTACTCCGTGCCCGGGGAGCAGGCTAGCAGGAAGCAACACTGGAAGCAAAAGAGGAGGCGGACCTTCTCGTTACTGGTGGCTTCAGTGCTGGCCTTTGCTCTGTGTTGGCTGCCTTTGCAG gTACTGAACCTGTTGTTGGACCTGGACCCAGACTGCGACATCATCGGCAAGCGCTACATTAACGTCTTGCAAGTGTGCTGTCATTTAGTGGCGATGAGCTCATCTTGCTACAACCCCTTCATCTACGCCTCGCTGCACAGCAAGGTACGCAAACACCTGAGAGGCTACCTGTGCCCCTGTCACAGACCAAGGATGGTGCCGAGATCCTTGTCCGGGATCTGA